The region GAACAGCAGTTCGGATTTTCCGATCAGTCGACAGCACGAATGCCAGCTCAGGCACAACAGCTTCCGCAGTACGCTCCCCGGTCGATGGCACCTCAGGCAGCCGAAAGCTCGCCCAATCTTCAGCGAAGCGTGGCTCCACGGATGAGCCAATATTCGCAGCCGCAATCCGTTCCTCAGAATACTCAGCCACAGGGAATGCAGCCTCAAGCGATTCAACCCCAGGCGATGCAGTCGCAAGCCATGCCGGCTCAGCCGATGCAAACCGAAGCGATGCAGCCGCGGATGATGCAAGCACCGCCGCAAGTGGCTCCCCAGACGAGCCCGCCGATGCAGTCAATGGCTAACGATCCGCCAAGTTGGAACATGGAAGCGGAAGCTCAATCAAATGCGCCCAACAACGATCCGTTCGATGTGGTGGAAGTCTTTTACGGAACCGACCGTGCTCCGATGCTTTGGCCTGGCGGCGTCTTGCCGCACAAGTTTCACGCACTCCTTCCAGCAGCGTTGTGTGTGCTGCTTGGTTTGGTGGTCGGTCTGGTGCTAACGCGTTTCAAGCAATACATCATTGCCGGACTGACGGTGGTGGTGGCGCTGACTGGCTCGGTTGTTGTTGGCCAAGAAGGTTGGGTTCAGTACCACAAGTACGATCGCTTTCTTTCCAACGATTCGGTCGTCTACGGCAAAGAGCAAGGCGAACTGCAACTTGGGACGTGCAAAGTCAGCATTCCAAAGTCGCATCAGGCCGGCAAATTGGAATCGCCTTCGGTGATCTCATGGGAATTCGAAGAGAAACCGGAAGACCATGTGATGCTGATGGAAGTGAAGTCGAAGGAAGAGCAAGCATTCTTCGACATGCTCAAAACACGCGTCGCCATGTCCCCCAATCAAGATCTGTTGATCTTCGTACATGGTTACAACGTCACGTTTGAAGACGCCGCTCGGCGAACGGCACAGATCGCTCACGACTTGGATTTCAAAGGGGCCCCGGTCTTTTTCAGCTGGCCATCGCAAGGGGAACTGTTGGGTTACGTGGTCGATCGAGGTAACTCATTCTGGACCGCGTCGCACTTGAAGGAGTTCCTGCTGAAAGTGCATCAACACAGTGGTGCCCAATCGGTTCACCTGATCGCCCATAGCATGGGGAACCGAGCGTTCGGAGCTGCGGTCGAGTCGCTCGCGCAAGACTTGGGGCAGAACCAGAAGATGTTTAACGAAGTGATCCTCGCGGCACCCGATGTCGACGCGAAGATTTTTCAGGAAGAGATCGCTCCCCGT is a window of Bremerella sp. TYQ1 DNA encoding:
- a CDS encoding alpha/beta hydrolase; its protein translation is MSKTTEYRQTFADNLHISSIRRANFARPLCQPGGILSLMLIVVLTVGCAQEKGEEQVAQGDQGSAPPVEVVEQTPPQVAPPQVAPNPSPAPTEFRPTFVNPEEVPPPQMQQPVPEQQFGFSDQSTARMPAQAQQLPQYAPRSMAPQAAESSPNLQRSVAPRMSQYSQPQSVPQNTQPQGMQPQAIQPQAMQSQAMPAQPMQTEAMQPRMMQAPPQVAPQTSPPMQSMANDPPSWNMEAEAQSNAPNNDPFDVVEVFYGTDRAPMLWPGGVLPHKFHALLPAALCVLLGLVVGLVLTRFKQYIIAGLTVVVALTGSVVVGQEGWVQYHKYDRFLSNDSVVYGKEQGELQLGTCKVSIPKSHQAGKLESPSVISWEFEEKPEDHVMLMEVKSKEEQAFFDMLKTRVAMSPNQDLLIFVHGYNVTFEDAARRTAQIAHDLDFKGAPVFFSWPSQGELLGYVVDRGNSFWTASHLKEFLLKVHQHSGAQSVHLIAHSMGNRAFGAAVESLAQDLGQNQKMFNEVILAAPDVDAKIFQEEIAPRLTGLANHVTLYASQNDLALKASRAVNGYPRAGDVGANILILNGIDTIDVTQIDTSLMGHAYYGDNTTVISDIYALLKNAHRPTQREWLRDISSPGGMYWYFDPQYNNSVTRAPSTPPLR